In one Oscillospiraceae bacterium genomic region, the following are encoded:
- a CDS encoding branched-chain amino acid ABC transporter permease codes for MNPLDLLGSMPGAVSQGLIWGIMAIGVYITYKILDVADLTVDGSFCTGGAVCVMLMMAGCNVWVALLCAFLAGLLTGMATGFFHTFCGIPAILAGILTQLGLWSVNLAIMGKANQSISVNNYDLLVSLRYLQEVLKGDRPFWQSPILVVGLFVVVIIALLYWFFGTEQGCSLRATGANLNMARAQGINTNFNKVLGLMLSNGLVALAGALLAQYQGFSDINMGRGAIVIGLAAVIIGDVLFSRIFRNFALRLLGVAIGAIVYYVVIQVVLWLGLDSNYLKLLSALVVAVFLAMPYWKGKYFSKRVKRGGKAHA; via the coding sequence GTGAATCCGCTTGACTTGCTGGGCTCCATGCCCGGCGCCGTGTCCCAGGGGCTTATCTGGGGCATCATGGCAATCGGTGTGTACATCACCTATAAAATCCTGGACGTGGCCGACCTGACGGTGGACGGCTCCTTCTGCACCGGCGGCGCGGTGTGCGTCATGCTGATGATGGCCGGGTGCAACGTCTGGGTGGCGCTGCTGTGCGCGTTCCTGGCGGGGCTGCTCACCGGCATGGCCACCGGGTTTTTCCATACCTTCTGCGGCATCCCGGCCATCCTGGCCGGCATCCTCACCCAGCTGGGGCTCTGGTCGGTGAACCTGGCCATCATGGGCAAGGCCAACCAGTCCATCAGCGTGAACAATTACGACCTGCTGGTCTCCCTGCGCTACCTCCAGGAGGTGCTCAAGGGCGACCGGCCCTTCTGGCAGTCCCCCATCCTGGTGGTGGGGCTCTTTGTGGTGGTGATCATCGCCCTGCTGTACTGGTTCTTCGGCACCGAGCAGGGCTGCTCCCTGCGGGCCACCGGCGCCAACCTGAACATGGCCCGGGCCCAGGGCATCAACACCAACTTCAATAAGGTGCTGGGCCTGATGCTCTCCAACGGGCTGGTGGCCCTGGCAGGGGCCCTGCTGGCCCAGTACCAGGGCTTCTCCGACATCAACATGGGCCGGGGCGCCATCGTCATCGGCCTGGCCGCCGTCATCATCGGGGACGTGCTGTTCAGCCGGATTTTCCGCAATTTCGCCCTGCGCCTGCTGGGCGTGGCCATCGGCGCCATCGTCTACTACGTGGTCATCCAGGTGGTGCTGTGGCTGGGCCTGGACTCCAACTACCTCAAGCTCCTGTCCGCGCTGGTGGTGGCGGTCTTCCTGGCCATGCCCTACTGGAAGGGCAAGTACTTTTCCAAGCGCGTGAAGAGGGGAGGGAAGGCCCATGCTTGA
- a CDS encoding WecB/TagA/CpsF family glycosyl transferase has protein sequence MKTDILGVGFDDLTPEEMLDAGAACLAAPGFHYAVTPNPEFILAGRKNPAFLAALNAADLSMPDGVGVVYAAKILGRPLKGRVPGIEFAQGMAARLARTGGRLYLLGSKPGVAEAAADKLRQTYPGLNVCGTHDGYFREDGPVVEDIRASGADLVFVGLGAPKQELWMQKNGPATGAKLMVGIGGALDVFAGTVQRAPERWQRMGLEWLYRLCREPKRIGRMARLPLVLVLALGARIRGK, from the coding sequence TTGAAAACCGATATACTGGGCGTGGGCTTCGACGATCTGACGCCGGAGGAGATGCTGGACGCCGGCGCGGCCTGCCTGGCCGCCCCCGGCTTTCACTACGCCGTCACCCCCAACCCGGAGTTTATTCTGGCCGGGCGCAAGAACCCGGCCTTCCTGGCCGCCCTCAACGCCGCCGACCTGTCCATGCCGGACGGCGTGGGGGTGGTCTACGCCGCCAAAATCCTGGGCCGCCCCCTGAAGGGCCGCGTGCCCGGCATCGAGTTCGCCCAGGGCATGGCCGCCCGGCTGGCCCGGACCGGCGGGCGGCTCTACCTGCTGGGCTCCAAGCCCGGCGTGGCCGAGGCCGCGGCGGACAAGCTGCGCCAGACCTACCCCGGCCTCAACGTCTGCGGCACCCACGACGGCTACTTCCGGGAGGACGGCCCCGTGGTGGAGGACATCCGCGCCAGCGGGGCCGACCTGGTCTTTGTGGGCCTGGGCGCCCCCAAGCAGGAGCTGTGGATGCAAAAAAACGGCCCCGCCACCGGCGCAAAGCTGATGGTGGGCATCGGCGGGGCGCTGGACGTGTTCGCCGGGACCGTGCAGCGGGCCCCGGAGCGCTGGCAGCGCATGGGCCTGGAGTGGCTCTACCGCCTGTGCCGGGAGCCCAAGCGCATCGGCCGCATGGCCAGGCTGCCCCTGGTGCTGGTACTGGCCCTGGGCGCGAGAATCAGGGGGAAGTAG
- the nrdJ gene encoding ribonucleotide-diphosphate reductase subunit alpha, with translation MPISENAKAVLEKRYLIRNEKGETTETVDGLFHRVADSIAAADKRYDPKADVKATAEAFYSLMTNLEFLPNSPTLMNAGRPLGQLSACFVLPVADSMEEIFDAIKNAALIHKSGGGTGFSFSRLRAKGSTVNSTGGVASGPISFMKVFNAATEAVKQGGTRRGANMGILRVDHPDIMEFITCKNNLSEITNFNISVGITEAFMEAVEAGGAYELVDPATKQVTGRLDARQVFDTIVGSAWQTGEPGIIFLDRLNRDNPCPGEGEIESTNPCGEQPLLPYEACNLGSINLVAHLKQEGGRPVLDEDKLSATIRTAVHFLDNVIDVNKYPLPEIDKMTRATRKIGLGVMGFADMLLLMGVPYNSEEGVAMARRVMELVQTVGHRASEALAQVRGPFPLFAESLYKDAAPLRNATVTTIAPTGTLSIIAGVSSGVEPVFAYAYIRNVMDNTHLIETNQILKDTLMERGIYSEALMEQIVEHGTLAHVEGIPADLKQVFVCAHDVSPIWHVKMQAAFQEFTDNAVSKTVNFPHEATREEVAEVYRLAYTLGCKGTTIYRDGSRNEQVLNIGKVNDGKEQAPAAPVDPIEAIADSDCDSRACLLRNGAIKPRARPAVTMGYTEKVQIGCGNLYITVNYDEQGVCEVFTNTGRAGGCPSQSEATARLVSIALRAGVDSDELIRQLKGIRCPSCLRQKGVPVTSCPDAIAKAISKVMKASQGGGGGQIPPCPPPMAAATPAIPRPGMTPAEAKLAKYCPECGAVLEHEGGCVTCRDCGYSKCG, from the coding sequence ATGCCTATCAGTGAGAATGCAAAGGCCGTTCTGGAGAAGCGGTACCTGATCCGCAACGAGAAGGGGGAGACCACCGAGACGGTGGACGGCCTGTTCCACCGGGTGGCGGATTCCATCGCCGCGGCGGACAAGCGCTACGACCCCAAGGCCGACGTGAAGGCCACGGCGGAGGCCTTTTACAGCCTGATGACCAATCTGGAGTTTTTGCCCAACTCCCCCACCCTGATGAACGCCGGGCGGCCCCTGGGCCAGCTCTCGGCCTGCTTCGTGCTGCCGGTGGCCGACTCCATGGAGGAGATCTTCGACGCCATCAAGAACGCCGCGCTAATCCACAAGTCGGGCGGCGGCACCGGCTTCTCCTTCTCCCGCCTGCGGGCCAAGGGCTCCACGGTGAACTCCACCGGCGGCGTAGCCTCGGGGCCCATCTCCTTCATGAAGGTTTTTAACGCCGCCACCGAGGCGGTGAAGCAGGGCGGCACCCGCCGGGGGGCCAATATGGGCATACTGCGGGTGGACCACCCCGACATCATGGAGTTTATCACCTGCAAGAACAACCTGAGCGAGATCACCAACTTTAACATCTCCGTGGGCATCACCGAGGCCTTTATGGAGGCGGTGGAGGCCGGGGGCGCGTACGAGCTGGTGGACCCCGCCACGAAGCAGGTCACCGGACGGCTTGACGCCCGGCAGGTGTTCGACACCATCGTGGGCTCCGCCTGGCAGACCGGCGAGCCCGGCATCATCTTCCTGGACCGGCTCAACCGGGACAACCCCTGCCCCGGCGAGGGGGAGATCGAGAGCACCAACCCCTGCGGCGAGCAGCCCCTGCTGCCCTACGAGGCCTGCAACCTGGGCTCCATCAACCTGGTGGCCCATCTCAAGCAGGAGGGGGGCCGCCCCGTTCTGGACGAGGACAAGCTCTCCGCCACCATCCGCACCGCCGTCCACTTCCTAGACAACGTCATCGACGTGAACAAGTACCCCCTGCCCGAGATCGACAAGATGACCAGGGCCACCCGCAAGATCGGCCTGGGGGTCATGGGCTTCGCGGACATGCTGCTGCTGATGGGCGTGCCCTACAACTCGGAGGAGGGCGTGGCCATGGCCCGCCGGGTGATGGAGCTGGTGCAGACCGTCGGGCACCGGGCCAGCGAGGCGCTGGCCCAGGTGCGCGGGCCCTTCCCCCTCTTCGCCGAGAGCCTCTATAAGGACGCAGCGCCCCTGCGCAACGCCACCGTTACCACCATCGCCCCCACCGGCACCCTGTCCATCATCGCCGGGGTGTCCTCCGGGGTGGAGCCCGTCTTTGCCTACGCCTACATCCGCAACGTCATGGACAACACCCACCTCATCGAGACCAACCAGATCCTCAAGGACACGCTGATGGAGCGGGGCATCTACTCCGAGGCCCTGATGGAGCAGATCGTGGAGCACGGCACCCTGGCCCACGTGGAGGGGATTCCCGCCGACCTGAAGCAGGTCTTTGTCTGCGCCCACGACGTGTCCCCCATCTGGCACGTAAAGATGCAGGCCGCCTTCCAGGAGTTCACCGACAACGCCGTGTCCAAGACGGTGAACTTCCCCCACGAGGCCACCCGCGAGGAGGTGGCCGAGGTCTACCGCCTGGCCTACACCCTGGGGTGCAAGGGCACCACCATCTACCGGGACGGCAGCCGCAACGAGCAGGTGCTCAACATCGGCAAGGTCAACGACGGCAAAGAGCAGGCCCCCGCCGCCCCCGTGGACCCCATCGAGGCCATCGCCGACTCCGACTGCGACAGCCGGGCCTGCCTGCTGCGCAACGGCGCCATCAAGCCCCGGGCCCGCCCCGCCGTCACCATGGGGTACACCGAGAAGGTGCAGATCGGCTGCGGGAACCTGTATATCACCGTCAATTACGACGAGCAGGGCGTGTGCGAGGTGTTCACCAACACCGGCCGCGCCGGGGGCTGCCCCTCCCAGTCGGAGGCCACCGCCCGGCTGGTCTCCATCGCCCTGCGGGCCGGGGTGGACAGCGACGAGCTGATCCGCCAGCTCAAGGGCATCCGCTGCCCCTCCTGCCTGCGGCAGAAGGGGGTGCCGGTGACCTCCTGCCCCGACGCCATCGCCAAGGCCATCTCCAAGGTGATGAAGGCCTCCCAGGGCGGGGGCGGCGGCCAGATCCCCCCCTGCCCGCCCCCCATGGCCGCCGCGACCCCCGCTATCCCCCGTCCGGGCATGACCCCCGCCGAGGCCAAGCTGGCCAAGTACTGCCCCGAGTGCGGCGCGGTGCTGGAGCACGAGGGCGGCTGCGTCACCTGCCGCGACTGCGGATACAGCAAGTGCGGATAG
- a CDS encoding aminodeoxychorismate lyase — translation MPQENEHNAARRPQPGRRVAPSAQGPEGRSGAGEGRQAPPRRRRRRRRMGPLGALLYVVAVIGISVLLACLGWTWAGDVLALNKEPLTATVVVAEGDTISDVADTLKEKGLIEYKPIFNIFASLTHTKVGGEKGDVAPGTYELNTDMDYRALISSMGKNSSSRVETTLTITEGMTLDQIFKAMEDAGICSVEELRDVAANHEFKYSFLRDLPTGDYRRLEGYLFPDTYQFYLDGDPLQTLNKMILRFDEMFTEDMRTAATESGMTIGDVVKIASMVEKETDGDDQRHISSVIYNRLHNPAEGGTYGYLNIDATILYATGGTAVNTAADTPYNTYTHTGLPPTAISNPGIVALRAAVYPDSTKDYYYALGDDGVHHFFTTYEKQQAFIATQEIYKNGSNK, via the coding sequence ATGCCGCAGGAAAACGAACACAACGCCGCCCGCCGCCCCCAGCCGGGCAGACGGGTGGCCCCCTCCGCCCAGGGCCCCGAGGGCCGCTCCGGCGCGGGTGAGGGCCGCCAGGCGCCGCCCCGCCGCAGGCGCAGGCGCCGCCGCATGGGCCCCCTGGGCGCCCTTCTGTACGTGGTGGCCGTCATCGGGATCTCCGTGCTCCTGGCCTGCCTGGGCTGGACCTGGGCGGGGGACGTGCTGGCTCTGAACAAGGAGCCCCTCACCGCCACCGTGGTGGTGGCCGAGGGGGACACCATATCCGACGTGGCCGACACCCTCAAGGAGAAGGGGCTGATCGAGTACAAGCCCATCTTCAACATCTTCGCCAGCCTCACCCACACCAAGGTGGGCGGCGAGAAGGGGGACGTGGCCCCGGGCACCTACGAGCTCAACACCGATATGGACTACCGCGCCCTGATCAGCAGCATGGGCAAGAACTCCTCCAGCCGGGTGGAGACCACCCTCACCATCACCGAGGGCATGACCCTGGACCAGATCTTCAAGGCCATGGAGGACGCGGGGATCTGCTCCGTGGAGGAGCTGCGGGACGTGGCGGCCAACCATGAATTCAAGTACTCCTTCCTCCGGGATCTGCCCACCGGGGACTACCGCCGCCTGGAGGGCTACCTCTTCCCCGACACCTACCAGTTCTACCTGGACGGCGACCCCCTCCAGACCCTGAACAAGATGATCCTGCGCTTTGACGAGATGTTCACCGAGGACATGCGCACCGCCGCCACCGAGAGCGGCATGACCATCGGCGACGTGGTGAAGATCGCCTCCATGGTGGAGAAGGAGACCGACGGCGACGACCAGAGGCACATCTCCTCGGTCATCTACAACCGCCTGCACAACCCCGCCGAGGGCGGCACCTACGGCTACCTGAACATCGACGCCACCATCCTCTACGCCACAGGCGGCACCGCGGTGAACACCGCCGCCGACACCCCCTATAACACCTACACCCACACCGGCCTGCCCCCCACGGCCATCTCCAACCCCGGCATCGTGGCCCTGCGGGCGGCGGTCTACCCCGACTCCACCAAGGACTATTACTACGCCCTGGGCGACGACGGCGTGCACCACTTCTTCACCACCTACGAAAAGCAGCAGGCCTTTATCGCCACCCAGGAGATCTACAAAAATGGCTCCAACAAGTAA
- a CDS encoding 4-methyl-5(B-hydroxyethyl)-thiazole monophosphate biosynthesis protein: MVAILLGEGFEESEALVPADLLRRAGIVTALVGVDGSVVRGSHGIAVQADLALEQVDPDELDMLVLPGGMGGVASIQMNLFATALIQRSWERGLYLAAICAAPTILAGMGILDRRRAVCYPGMEDEMGSAVVRQGQHVVVDGHIITAEAAGSAFEFGLKLVEILSGRACAEQVKQEVHYHY, from the coding sequence ATGGTAGCAATCTTACTGGGCGAGGGGTTTGAGGAGTCCGAGGCCCTGGTGCCCGCCGACCTGCTGCGCCGGGCCGGGATCGTCACCGCCCTGGTGGGCGTGGACGGGAGCGTGGTCAGGGGCAGCCACGGCATCGCCGTCCAGGCCGATCTGGCGCTGGAGCAGGTGGACCCCGACGAGCTGGACATGCTGGTACTCCCCGGCGGAATGGGGGGCGTGGCCTCCATCCAGATGAACCTGTTCGCCACCGCCCTCATCCAGCGCTCCTGGGAGCGGGGCCTCTATCTGGCCGCCATCTGCGCCGCCCCCACCATCCTGGCGGGGATGGGCATCCTGGACCGCCGCCGCGCCGTGTGCTACCCCGGCATGGAGGACGAGATGGGCTCCGCCGTGGTGCGCCAGGGCCAGCACGTGGTGGTGGACGGGCACATCATCACCGCCGAGGCGGCGGGCTCGGCCTTTGAGTTCGGCCTCAAGCTGGTGGAGATCCTCTCCGGCAGGGCCTGCGCCGAGCAGGTCAAGCAGGAGGTACACTACCATTATTGA
- a CDS encoding ABC transporter ATP-binding protein, protein MLEIRGVCKTFNAGTVNEKVALNGLNLTLKDGDFVTVIGGNGAGKSTMLNAVAGVYPVDSGSIVIDGKEVTRLPEHKRARFIGRVFQDPMMGTAADMGIEENLALALRRGQRRGLRWGITKAERERYRELLATLDLGLESRLTSKVGLLSGGQRQALTLLMATLKKPKLLLLDEHTAALDPKTAAKVLDATERLVQRDKLTTLMITHNMRDAIAHGNRLVMMYDGHIVIDVAGEEKKNLTVEALLEQFEKVSGSDEADDKLLLSK, encoded by the coding sequence ATGCTTGAGATCAGAGGGGTCTGCAAGACCTTTAACGCGGGCACCGTCAACGAGAAGGTGGCCCTCAACGGCCTGAACCTGACCCTGAAGGACGGGGACTTCGTCACCGTCATCGGCGGCAACGGCGCGGGCAAGTCCACCATGCTCAACGCGGTGGCGGGCGTGTACCCGGTGGATTCGGGCAGCATCGTCATCGACGGCAAGGAGGTGACCCGCCTGCCCGAGCACAAGCGGGCCAGGTTCATCGGCCGCGTGTTCCAGGACCCCATGATGGGCACCGCCGCCGACATGGGCATCGAGGAGAACCTGGCCCTGGCCCTGCGCCGGGGGCAGCGCCGGGGCCTGCGGTGGGGTATCACCAAGGCCGAGCGGGAGCGGTACAGGGAGCTGCTCGCCACCCTGGACCTGGGGCTGGAGAGCCGCCTGACCTCCAAGGTGGGCCTGCTCTCCGGCGGCCAGCGGCAGGCCCTCACCCTGCTGATGGCCACCCTGAAAAAGCCCAAGCTGCTGCTGCTGGACGAGCACACCGCCGCCCTGGATCCCAAGACGGCGGCCAAGGTGCTGGACGCCACCGAGCGGCTGGTGCAGCGGGATAAGCTGACCACCCTGATGATCACCCACAATATGCGCGACGCCATCGCCCACGGCAACCGCCTGGTGATGATGTACGACGGGCACATCGTCATCGACGTGGCGGGGGAGGAGAAGAAGAACCTCACCGTGGAGGCCCTGCTGGAGCAGTTCGAGAAGGTCTCCGGCTCCGACGAGGCGGACGACAAGCTGCTGCTGTCCAAATAA
- a CDS encoding 5-formyltetrahydrofolate cyclo-ligase, protein MSSASSWWRSSPAGPAPSRSSRRYTTIIDVDGEKAALRRLVRAQAAALSPQARRESDDALFARLEELPEWRSARALLLYAGMGAEPDTLSLLPALLAAGRAVALPRCLPNRGLEARWVGPDTVLVRHRYGMLEPGADCPRAALEALDFLLVPGLAFDPACRRLGQGGGYYDRLLCARRPFAAALCRDRFLVERVPCAPHDRAVDAVVTETRLLRGRPS, encoded by the coding sequence TTGAGTTCGGCCTCAAGCTGGTGGAGATCCTCTCCGGCAGGGCCTGCGCCGAGCAGGTCAAGCAGGAGGTACACTACCATTATTGACGTTGACGGGGAGAAGGCCGCCCTGCGCAGGCTTGTCCGCGCCCAGGCCGCCGCGCTCTCCCCGCAGGCGCGGCGGGAGAGCGACGACGCCCTCTTCGCCCGGCTGGAGGAGCTGCCCGAGTGGCGAAGTGCCCGCGCCCTGCTGCTCTACGCCGGCATGGGGGCCGAACCGGACACCCTCTCCCTCCTCCCCGCCCTGCTTGCCGCGGGCAGGGCGGTGGCCCTGCCCCGCTGCCTGCCCAATCGGGGCCTGGAGGCCCGGTGGGTGGGCCCGGACACGGTGCTTGTCCGCCACCGCTACGGGATGCTGGAGCCGGGGGCGGACTGCCCCCGGGCGGCGCTGGAGGCGCTGGACTTCCTCCTGGTGCCCGGCCTGGCCTTCGACCCCGCCTGCCGCCGCCTGGGCCAGGGGGGCGGGTACTACGACCGCCTGCTCTGCGCCCGCCGCCCCTTCGCCGCCGCCCTGTGCCGGGACCGCTTCCTGGTGGAGCGGGTGCCCTGCGCCCCCCACGACCGGGCCGTGGACGCGGTGGTGACCGAGACGCGCCTGCTGCGCGGGCGGCCCTCGTAA
- a CDS encoding thymidylate kinase, whose product MKGTLIVFEGTDGSGKSTQFARLCRRLEQEQTDFRRLIFPQYREPSSALLRMYLNGEFGSHPSDVNPYAASTFYAVDRYASWKKVWGDYYRGGGLVLSDRYTTSNAVHQASKLPEAEWEGFFRWLFDFECGKLGLPRPDLVIYLDMPTERAVENLRAREKETHTTGDIHEVDTGYLALCRRTALRAAECLGWRKVPCVDAAGDLRSIEELHEEIWAIAGHYIKK is encoded by the coding sequence ATGAAGGGAACGCTGATCGTCTTTGAGGGCACCGACGGGTCGGGCAAGTCCACCCAGTTCGCCCGGCTGTGCCGGCGGCTGGAGCAGGAGCAGACCGACTTCCGGCGGCTCATTTTCCCCCAGTACCGGGAGCCCTCCTCCGCCCTGCTGCGGATGTACCTGAACGGGGAGTTCGGCTCCCACCCCTCCGACGTAAACCCCTACGCGGCCTCCACCTTTTACGCGGTGGACCGCTACGCCTCCTGGAAAAAGGTCTGGGGGGACTATTACCGGGGCGGCGGGCTGGTGCTCTCCGACCGGTACACCACCTCCAACGCCGTCCACCAGGCCAGCAAGCTGCCCGAGGCGGAGTGGGAGGGCTTTTTCCGCTGGCTCTTCGACTTTGAGTGCGGCAAGCTGGGGCTGCCCCGGCCCGATCTGGTGATCTACCTGGACATGCCCACCGAACGGGCGGTGGAAAACCTGCGCGCCCGGGAAAAGGAGACCCACACCACCGGGGACATCCACGAGGTGGACACCGGCTACCTGGCCCTGTGCCGCCGGACCGCCCTGCGGGCGGCGGAGTGCCTGGGCTGGCGGAAGGTGCCCTGTGTGGACGCCGCCGGGGACCTGCGCTCCATCGAGGAGCTTCACGAGGAGATCTGGGCCATCGCGGGCCACTATATCAAGAAGTAA